TCTTTTCTCTTTCGGAATATTTTCAGATGCAATCAGCAGAAGCCTGATAATTTTATTTTTAATTCTTAATACTGCTTTCATTTTAACCTTTTACAGAATGCTGTTCTTCAAAAAAGGTCCTCAGGAAATTAAGGGTGCTTTTATAATGATCAACTCATTCAGTATCATTGTTATGTTTATGATTATAGCTTTATCTGTCCTTAAGAATTAAGAAAAGAAAACGATTATTGCGAAAATTCATTTTTGACTTCCTATCTTTGTAATAACGGGATAATTTATATCTCCGAATATCGTTATAAGACTAATACTAACTTTCAATTATATGAAAAAGCTACTATCTCTTGGTTTAATCCTTATTCTGATAACTGCCCTGTTTGCCGGTTGTAAAAAGGATAAGGGAGATCCTCCCGTTTTACCTCCTGCAGAATCGATGACAATTGATTTCAGCAATTTCCAGCTTCAGAAGAAAGGAGATGTAAAAGGGACCGAAAACAGCGCCTGGGAGTTCTCTGCCACTGTTGCTGCGGTTTGGAGAATTGTCGTCAATACTACACTCATTGTTCCTGTAACTTCATTCCAGCTGGCAGTAAACCAAACACCTGCATATCTCTCTAAAAATAACTGGCAATGGAGTTATAATGTAACTGTGTCCGGTTCAACATATAAAGCAAGGCTAACCGGGGAGATTCGTACCAGCGATGTGGCATGGAAGATGTATGTTTCAAAAGAGGGAACTGGTGCCTTTGCGGAATTCCTGTGGTTTGAAGGAACATCAAAACTTGATGGTACAGGCGGACAATGGATTCTTAATCAGAGTTCTACAGTACCTTCTCCTATTCTTCAGATCGACTGGACAAAAACTGCCTCAACTGTCGGAAAAATTACCTATACATATGTTAAGAACGGAGATGCACTTAAAACAAGCTATATAGAATATGGCCTCACATCCAACACTCTTAATGCTTACTATAAAGTTCACTATTACAACGGAGTTAAATTTTCTGACGTTGATGTCGAATGGAATACAACTTTGAAAAATGGCAGGGTTAAGTCAGTTGATTATTTCCTGGGAGACACAAACTGGCACTGCTGGGATGCAAACAAAGTGAACGTAACTTGTCCTTAAGTATAAAAAATAAAATAAAATCCCGGTCTGAGCCGGGATTTTTGTTTTTACCCCATTTTACATTTTGCTGAGAATGATTTAAAAACATTTTGATTTAAATAATATTATTCTTTACTTTGCACTTCAAAGTACTTTTAATTAATCAAAATGGATAATAAATCAAACTATTCTGACGATCTGAAAGTCATCAAAAAGATGATGGAAGAGTCTTCCCGTTTTCTTTCATTAAGCGGTCTGTCGGGTATCTTTGCCGGCCTCATAGCCCTTGCCGGAGGGGTTGCAGCTCATTTTATCATTCTTAACACAAAGACATCTATTATTGATGGTTTACTTATAGACCTGTCTCTTCAGGAATCAGGAAAAATGCAAACACTGCTTATAGCTGATGCATTAACAGTTCTCATTCTTGCACTTGCCGGATCGTTTTACTTTTCATATAAAAAATCAAAAAAGAAAGAATTGAATGTCTGGACTCCCGTTTCCAGAAGAATGCTCGTTAACCTTTTCTTACCACTAATTGCCGGAGGGTTCTTTATCCTATTGCTTTTATCTGCGAATCAGTGGCTTTTAATAGTTCCTGCAATGCTGATCTTTTATGGACTAGCACTCGTTAATGCCGGTAAATTCACATATGATGAGATCTTTTATTTGGGTATAACCGAAATTATTACCGGATTACTTGCTGGCATCTTTCAGGGCTCTCCGCTGCTTTTCTGGACATTCGGATTCGGATTGCTTCATATTGGGTACGGACTTTTCATGTATAGAAAATACGAAAGATGAAAAGTATTATTTCCGGCATCAGTAAACTTTTTGAAAACAGGGTCAGGCTTGGAATCATGGCAATTCTGATTGTAAATGATTCATACGACTTTAACAGCCTGAAAGAGACACTTGGCGTTACAGACGGCAATCTGGCAAGTCATCTGAGGGCCCTGGAAGAAAATGACCTTCTCCGTGTAAACAAACAATTTATAGGAAAGAAACCAAACACAAGCTACTCCATTACAGAAAAGGGAAGTAGCCTTTTCAGAGCTCATTTAAAGGCGCTTGAAGAAATCATTAAATCACAATAATTTTTTTATATAATTACTTTGCAGTGCAAAGTGAAACAATTTTAAATCCGAAAAATATGAAGATCGAAATCAGCGACAACAAAAAGTGGCAGCAATCCCTGACAATCAAAATGATGCTGCTTGCATTTCTGGGATTATTTCTATTGGCACCACTGGAAATGATAAAAGAAATTATCAGGGAGAGGCAGAAAACCTCTGAGGATGTAAAGAAGGAGATAACGACCCAATGGGCCGGGAAACAGATTATTTCAGGTCCGGTACTAAACATTCCTGTGAAAGTTACCCCGCTTAAGAAAGAAACAGAGCCGTATAAAACAATTTTCCACCTTATGCCGGAAAAATTGAAAATTACCGGAAATGTTCAGACTGAAAAAAGGCACAGAAGCATATACCAGGCAGTTGTTTATACAGGAGATATGGATATTTCCGGCTTGTTCAGAATTCCGGAAATAAATACCGGTGAGAATCAGGAAATACTCTGGAATGAAGCCTATTATTCTATCGGCATCAGCGACAATCGCGGGATAACCGGCACTGTTATTCTTAAGGATGGTATTTCAGAAACAGAAGCCATACCGGGATTAAACGATTCCGAATTATTTTTGTCAGGAATCACATTCCCTGCTGATGTTTCAAAAGAAGTTCAATCGGTCCCGTTTTCAGTAAAACTAACAATCTCCGGGTCAGAAAGTCTCGGATTCACTCCTCTTGGAAAAACAACAGAGATTTCTATTGCATCGCCATGGAATTCGCCTGGATTTAACGGAAAATTCCTTCCTGCAGAAAGAACGATAAATGAAACCGGATTTGATGCTAAATGGTTAATAACCAATCTTAACCGCAACTTCCCTCAATCCTGGACCGGCAAATCATTCAATCCTGAAAACGACTCTTTCGGTGTTGATTTTGTCCTTATGGTTGATCATTATCAGAAGTCTCTGCGAAGTGCCAAGTATGGCATTTTGTTTATAGCTTTTACATTCCTTGCT
The nucleotide sequence above comes from Bacteroidales bacterium. Encoded proteins:
- a CDS encoding transcriptional regulator, with amino-acid sequence MKSIISGISKLFENRVRLGIMAILIVNDSYDFNSLKETLGVTDGNLASHLRALEENDLLRVNKQFIGKKPNTSYSITEKGSSLFRAHLKALEEIIKSQ
- the creD gene encoding cell envelope integrity protein CreD, whose translation is MKIEISDNKKWQQSLTIKMMLLAFLGLFLLAPLEMIKEIIRERQKTSEDVKKEITTQWAGKQIISGPVLNIPVKVTPLKKETEPYKTIFHLMPEKLKITGNVQTEKRHRSIYQAVVYTGDMDISGLFRIPEINTGENQEILWNEAYYSIGISDNRGITGTVILKDGISETEAIPGLNDSELFLSGITFPADVSKEVQSVPFSVKLTISGSESLGFTPLGKTTEISIASPWNSPGFNGKFLPAERTINETGFDAKWLITNLNRNFPQSWTGKSFNPENDSFGVDFVLMVDHYQKSLRSAKYGILFIAFTFLALIFAELATSENLHVFHYVLVALALVLFFSLLNSLSEHIGFNMAYIISALSTITLISVFLNALLKKPKTVILIFGLLVFLYAFIFILLTLNDYAYLAGNIGLFILLSVTMILSVRLRLFRKE